TAAAACTAATTATTCGCTAATAATAAAAGCAAAGAGGTGCACTTTATGTCACCGTTGAAGGCTAACGTAAATAATTCAATCACCCTACATAGAACGACAATGAATAAAGGAAAAGGTATGAGCACGGACTTGCGTCAACAATGTAATTTGCTGCTTTCTGGTCACTTCGATCCAACACCAGCACAAACCTTCGCGCAAATGGCTGAATGGTGCGAAACACATGATGTGGCGCACGACACCTACGGTGATGGCGATTTTATTGAGAGTTTTGAAAGCAAAGTGGCTGATTTGCTCGGCTATGAAGCCGCCGTGTTTGTGATTACCGGCACAATGAATCAACCGACAGCGTTAGAGATTGCTTGCCAAGAAAAAAGAAATCCTTTGGTAGCGATGCACGAATCCAGCCATATTATGCGCCATGAACGCCAAGGGTATCAGCTCCAGAACCGATTCAATGTACTTCCGGTTGGTAATGTATTTCGCACTTGGAATGTCGACGACTTAAAGGCTTGGCCTGATGAGATTGCCGCGGCATTGTATGAACTACCGATGCGAGAGATTGGTGGTCAGCTGCCTGAGTGGGAAGAGCTTGAAGCGATAAAGCAGTACTGCAAAGAACAATCGATTCATCTGCATATGGATGGTGCTCGTTTGTGGGAGTGTGGCGCGTATTATCAAAAGCCATATAGCGAGATTGCTAAGGGGTTCGATACAGCTTATGTTTCGCTCTATAAAGGGTTAAATGGTCTTGGGGGGTCACTCCTACTAGGTGATAAGGCTTTCGTAGCAAAAGCTTCAGCATGGATGAAGCGTCAGGGCGGAAATGTTTACCATCGCACACCTTACGTGGTTTCGGCAGCAATGCAGTTTGATCAACGGATTGAGTTAATGCCTGCTTTGTATGAACGCACCAAACAGGTTTACCAGATATTACAAGATTACCCGCAATTCACGGTTAATCCGCAGCAACCGCAGGTCAACATGCTTCACCTATATTTACCTGTGAGCCATGAAGACGGCATTATTGCGCGAGACAATATTGCTAAGAAGCACAAGGTTTGGATAGGAAATCCAGCCATTAGCGAGCTACCAAATCAATGTAAAATTGAGTG
The nucleotide sequence above comes from Vibrio atlanticus. Encoded proteins:
- a CDS encoding threonine aldolase family protein, whose amino-acid sequence is MSTDLRQQCNLLLSGHFDPTPAQTFAQMAEWCETHDVAHDTYGDGDFIESFESKVADLLGYEAAVFVITGTMNQPTALEIACQEKRNPLVAMHESSHIMRHERQGYQLQNRFNVLPVGNVFRTWNVDDLKAWPDEIAAALYELPMREIGGQLPEWEELEAIKQYCKEQSIHLHMDGARLWECGAYYQKPYSEIAKGFDTAYVSLYKGLNGLGGSLLLGDKAFVAKASAWMKRQGGNVYHRTPYVVSAAMQFDQRIELMPALYERTKQVYQILQDYPQFTVNPQQPQVNMLHLYLPVSHEDGIIARDNIAKKHKVWIGNPAISELPNQCKIEWYVGDNLLNLPDHELIDILDFISEELILLTKS